The Spea bombifrons isolate aSpeBom1 chromosome 4, aSpeBom1.2.pri, whole genome shotgun sequence genome segment ATCAATATCATCATAGATACCAATAttttctacagaaaaaaataaataaatatcagagAAAACTTTGGCTCATTACTCTCAATTACCAAAAAGTTTATAATGAACAGGGTTAAATGTATTCAATCAGGAACACAGAAGAGACGTTCCAAAGCTTCCAGAAATAGCTGCACAATGCAAACTTTCCAGCATAGTGACGTTACTAGAACAGCTTGCCGCCTTGTTTCTGCTGCATTGTTActtgatgtttttcttttatttcagattATAATGTTTATCTAGATTGGACCGAGACAAACAAATTCTGTCTGGGTATTTTAACATGGACCACCTACCAGTTTACAAAGGTTTAGCTACTTTCTCTGAATTAATATCTCCAAGCATTTTATACTGCCTTTGACCCCTCAATCCCTAGATTTGTGTATTTGCCTCTGCATGACTCAACTGTAAATTGGCCACCAAGGTCTATCCCCAATTGAACTTCACAACAGAACAaatccactttaatgcatatagtaGCTTGTGGCCCGTTCACATTTTCTCATGTCCATTTTCAAAAGCCATTTCCAGTGCAGAAGTGTTTGGTCAAACATCTCCATGCACGTGATGTACTCTGAAATCAGTTGTTGAGCCCACAGTGTAGTTGACGGGAACAAAGGGAGTGCCCTCCCTGCCAAGAGTGGCTTCTCCAAGGTGCAGCTTCTAAGTCAGGTAAGTGGCTTTTACCAAAATTACTCTAATATGTCTTTCTTCGGACGGGCTGTCAAGGGCATTATACTGTTAATAACCTGACATGCATTGCAGGAATGGGTTGAGAAATCGTAGTGCAAAGTAGTAAAATTGGTGAAAATCAGAAAGACATTACATTAGTGACTGTACCATTTAGGCTACTCGTTACTCACAAAACAGGGTCTATTTGGGAATAACCAATATTTACCAGAGTTCGCAACAGTATCAAGAGAGAAAATTGGCTTATCCTCGGTCCTGTAGGAGATGACAGACCTAAGAACACAACAAAAAATGATTACTTTAGGTTCAACAAGAGTAATAGTAAAcattagaaagaaagaaagtcaTTTTTTACCTGAAGCGATTGAACACAACCGCTCCTTGGTCAAATTCATAGCCAGAATTCAGCAGCTGAGATGCAATTAAAGCAGCATCACCAAAAGTAGGTGGTTTCCTGCCAACATCCTTAAAGGTTAGAAGCAGATGTTGTCCATGGGTCCTGAAaatggggaaagaaaaaaaaaaatagatgacaaaacattaaaagaacAAGCAGACATTTCGAAAAAACGGACACATTTGAGACAAAActgctttaacatttttgttaattcatttttcattaaaaaaggtaCAAAGTGCCCAGTAAGACACAAGGCTGCTATCTGCCCCTTTAATCTTAATGAGACAGCTGGTACGCAGAGATAGGTACAAATAGTCAAGGGGTGAAGCACAGCAGACCATATGTTTGTTCAGCCAAGATTCCTCTTTTCCAACGTTGCCTGATCACAACAATACAAAGGTTTTTTATGCCCTAATGGGGCTAGATGAATGGGTTACATAGTACTTGTTATTGCAttgccttttgtttcttttttaattttcaactTCTAGGGATAGGGGTACAGAACATTGGaggacatttttatatatatatatatttttttttacactatttcCAGTGGTATATGGATAGAGATTCACTTGTGGGGCTCTTGTATGAGACAGCCTGACCTCTTGTGCGGGAATAGGAGATCTTCAACAATAGTATTTTGTGAATATACCGGAGACTGCAATTTTTAGACTTTTTGGCTGAGGCTTACCTATGAAGAAGACCCCTCAACTTGTCCCCAACTCCAACCACCATGACTTCCTTCCCAGTTTCAGCGAGGTTGGCAATTTCATTTTTGATGGATTTTGCAACAGAGGAATGAATAGCACCGCAGAGACCTCTATCAGAGGAAATACCAATGAGGAGGTGCTTCTTCTTGTCTTCAGGAGCCttaatttcagctttctcatACAGGGCtatgaaaataaaagtaatatggatctgttactatatcgcatAGTGGTCAAGTGTcctcaaataaacaaaaagtatGTTTCAGATTACACTATTCTCTCTATTTACTAATCATGTATCTATAACCAGATCTCTCATTAGAACCTGGATCGATAGTACTGCTTATTaggttgtgtaaaaaaaatgttagtttgCCCAAATGGAAAAAGGTGCTATAAACAAACAATTTATAGAAATAGTACTACTCCTTGAATCATATAACATCATTAAACAGCTGGGTTATACCACGAGATATAACATACAGTTTCAGAATTTGCAGGTGGaaaaaacattctgcttgtGCCCTCAAAAACCCGATGCTTTGTCTTAAAAAGAAGGCATCTAAACTGCAGATAATACATTATGCCATGCCACCAATAACTACAGAAAATTACCCAGAGATCCTGTTCCATATACTCGAGCTGGTTTCAACTCCCTGTCAGCTTTAGCGTACTTTGCTGCAGCCACCATCTTCATGGACTTTGTAATCTTTTGGATATTCTTGATGGACTTTAAGCGTCTCGTAACTAACAAATTAAGGATAAAACAACGAAATTa includes the following:
- the ATP5F1C gene encoding ATP synthase subunit gamma, mitochondrial isoform X1, whose product is MLSRSTVLIFQPQWGQVRNMATLKDITRRLKSIKNIQKITKSMKMVAAAKYAKADRELKPARVYGTGSLALYEKAEIKAPEDKKKHLLIGISSDRGLCGAIHSSVAKSIKNEIANLAETGKEVMVVGVGDKLRGLLHRTHGQHLLLTFKDVGRKPPTFGDAALIASQLLNSGYEFDQGAVVFNRFRSVISYRTEDKPIFSLDTVANSENIGIYDDIDADVLRNYQEFTLANVIYYTLKESATSEQSARMTAMDNASKNASEIIDKLTLTFNRTRQAVITKELIEIISGAAALG
- the ATP5F1C gene encoding ATP synthase subunit gamma, mitochondrial isoform X2, encoding MLSRSTVLIFQPQWGQVRNMATLKDITRRLKSIKNIQKITKSMKMVAAAKYAKADRELKPARVYGTGSLALYEKAEIKAPEDKKKHLLIGISSDRGLCGAIHSSVAKSIKNEIANLAETGKEVMVVGVGDKLRGLLHRTHGQHLLLTFKDVGRKPPTFGDAALIASQLLNSGYEFDQGAVVFNRFRSVISYRTEDKPIFSLDTVANSENIGIYDDIDADVLRNYQEFTLANVIYYTLKESATSEQSARMTAMDNASKNASEIIDKLTLTFNRTRQAVITKELIEIISGAAAL